AAGATGTAGAACACCTTCAATCAAGTTAATAAAAACTTGAGATAAATAAAAATACCCTATAAAAGGGTATTTTTTTATGCCTAAAAGAAACTTTTTGACTATTTAGCTTTTCTTCATTTTAACCAATAATCATTCATTAACTTCTCGTTATAGTTGTGGGCTTGCTTAATATAATATTTTTTATTCCTAATTTCTCTAGGTAAATAATCCTGGCTTACCCAGTGGCTGTCATAGTTATGAGGGTTTTTGTATTTTTGCATATTATTCAATGGGCTTGATAGATTAATTGGATTCTTCTTAATATGTCAAGGAACATCTTGAATATTACCATTAGCAACTTCTACTAAAGCATCAGAAATCGCCTCGTAAGCACTACTAGATTTTTCAGATAAAGCCATCTCTATGACAATGCTACTTAAAATTTGGTTAGCTTCTGGGAACCCCACCTCTTTTGCTGCTTGAGTAGCTAAATAAACCCGTGAACATAAATCAGGATTTGCTAACCCTATATCTTCATAAGCACAAGCGATTAATCTTCTAGAAATTGTTATTAAATCTTTTGTAGCAATTAGTTGAGCTAAATAGTAAACAGCAGCATCTGGATCAGACCCTCTAATAGATTTTTGTAACGCAGATTTAAGGTCATGAAAAGTGTCACCATATGATGCTAAAGAAACATTGTTGTCAATGACATTTTTTAAAATTTCTTGGGTAATTTCAATATTTTTATAATAAATGTCTAACAATTCAATAATGTTGATACCTTTACGTAAATCACCGTTAACCATGTTAGCAATTTTATACAAAATATCATCGTTAATTGTTGTGATATTTTTTTGTTGAACAATCTTTTTATATCCTTCAAAAAGTTCTATACTTGTGGGGTTAACTAATTCAATAGTGTGAACTCTAGAACGGATTGCTGGATTGATAGTGAAGTAAGGATTTTCAGTTGTTATCCCAAATAAAATGAATGACTTAGCATCTAACCCTTTAATTAGAAGATCTTGCTTATCTCTATGTAATCTATGAATTTCATCTATGATGATTATGCATTGATTTAAATCCTTAGCCTTGCTGATAAACTGTTTTAGTTCTTGTAAACTGTCACTAGCAGAATTAAACGAAAAACTAGGTAAGTTCATCTCTGAAATCAAAATATTACATAAAGTTGTTTTACCTATTCCAGGTTCACCAGTCACTAATAAAGAATATGGTTTTCTAAGCTCAATCATTCTTCTTAAAATTCCATATTCATGTAATAAATGTTTTTGACCAATAATATCTTCGATAGATTTAGGTTGATAAAAAAGTTCTTTATTTTTCGATACAAAAAGCATATAGTGATGAACTCTTTAAATTATATTTATCAGCTAAATATTTGCATGCATCCTTCGACCGCATATTGTACTTAATTAAGGTATTTAACTCTCTAATAATTTCTTCGTTTATTTCGTTCTCTTGTTTAATATTTCTTTTATTAATTAAAATTACAAATTCACCTTTATACTCAATTTTACCGATGATTTCGCTAATTTTTCCAAAATAAAGCGATTCAAATTTTTTTGTTAATTCTCTGGCTACACAAACTTCTAAATCAGGGAAATTCTCGTTAATAATTTCTAAAGTATTTTTAATTCTATGAACTGATTCATAATAAATCAGCGTGGTGTCGTACTTCAGTTTTTCATTGAGCTCGTTAATGATTTCTTGTTTCTTGTAACCAAAAAAACCGCCGTAATAAAATTGGGAACTTTCAAAACCGCTAGTTGCTAATGCACACAAGGCCGCATTAGAACCATTAATGCAAATAATCTGGTTAAAATCGATACTTCTTAAATAACTTACCAGTTTTTGCCCTGGGTCATTTATGCACGGAAACCCAGCATCACTAACTAATCCAACATCATAATTTTTTAACTGTTCTTGAATCATGCTAAATCTATTAGTTTCATTAAACTTGTGATAACTAATCAGCTTCTTATCTCTAAAATTTATATTTAGCAAATTTAGTAATTTTTTAAAATTATCCGTATTTTCACAATAAATGATCTCTAATTGATTTAATATCTCTAATGCTCGATGATTAATTTCACTAAGATTACCGATAGGTAATCCCACTAAGTACAAGGCCGACATATTATAATTTTAGTTCTAAAAAATTTAATATTGATAAAATCAAATCGCTGTAAATTGTTTAACAATGACAAAATATATCGAAAATAATGCGCTTAGTACCTATACATTCAACCCAAAAGGTTTAAAAGCAATTATTTTTATAGGTGTCTTTAGTTCGTTAATTTCAATCGGATTTTTAGTAATAGGTGGCGACGTTTCGCTAGGATTTAAAGTCTTCTTTAACTTTATCTGATATCCCTTTATTGGTTTGGGATATTGTATCTCCGCACTAGCTATTGGTTTTGATGTCTATACCCATAGACATCTTACTTTTAAACAGTACGTTTATAAAAACAGGTTCTTTTATCTCTGTTTTTATTTTTGTGCTGCTATTAGTATTATCGTTTTTATCATCACCTTATCGGTTTTAAGAAGTACTAATAGTCATCTGGTAGAACTAGGAATTTTGGCTAATAAAAATGATCCGTTTTTAGGGTGAGGCACTAATCCTAAAAACTGATATGGATTCGTCTTTTTATATACATTAGTGCCTCTAGCTAACTACAATGTCATTGGGACAACATTCGTAGTCACGTTGTTTTGATTCAATTTATTTGGATTCTTAATTATTAATTTCCTAAATAGAGTTGGCTTTTTCTGAAACACATTCCTAATTGTTATCTTAGTTACATATTGTTTTTTCTCTCACCTGTGCTTATCTGTAGCAACTGAAAACACAGAGATTGGTAAGAATAACCCATGACTTTTTAAAATCTTTAGGTATAGCGGAATCATTAACACTATGACCTTATTTTACTTTGGGTTGTACATGATAAAATACATGAGGATTTGAAAATTCAAATACTCTGTTGCAACATTAGTTGTTTTAATCGTATCAGCAATCGTTGCTCAAACTGTTTTAGACTTTACCTACTATAAAAAGATCGCATTCGATTTTATCTTAGCTAACGCTTATGCTTCACCATTAATCTTAATCTTATCTTGATTATGATTAAATACCTTTTTAGGTTACAACTTAGAGAATAAGAAATCTAAGTCGAAGTTTATCCATCGATTCAACCGGTTTACTAACCATATTGGTTTTTGCTATCCAATCTGATTCCAACTAGTGGGATGAACATCAACCTTTATCTTTGGTTATTTATTTATTAATATCATCGCTAAGGTTGATATCAACCCTTCATGATACCAAGGTTTGCGATTATCATTTAAATTAAATGCTTATCAGAATAATGTGATCTTTATTAGCTTAATGTTCTTTAATATGTTCGTTGTGCCGGTGGCATATTACTACCCGGCTAAGTTTATGGTTTATCTTTTAAATAAGATTGATCATAAGATCAAAACCAAACATAAAAACCAAGTAAATAAATAAAAAGATGAGCTTTTGATAGCTCATCTTTAGTTTTTATTAAATCTGATTGGTAACTTTTAAAATACTATTTTAAAGTGAATTTCTCATCAACTACGATTCTTCCAGATAATGAGTTGAATACTGGACAAACCTTGTGAGCGTATTTAATAATTTCTTTTACTTCTTCTAATGATTTGTTAGATTTAACAACTCATTCGATTTCGATCTTTCTTAAACCGTAGTATTCATCTTGAGGTTCAGGGTCTCTTCAAGCTTGAACTTTCATTTCTAGATCTTCAAGTTGTAAACCGAATAGTTTTGGACCATAATAACTGATCACACTTAGTTCGCAACCCATTAAACCGTTCATCATTAGTTCTAATGGAGATGGTCCTTTAGTTGCTGATGAATCCATTAATAGTTCATGCTTGGGAGTTTTACCTGTCACTGTGCGATCAGGATTTAATTTTGCTGTAAATGCGTATTCTTTTTTAGCCATAATATATAATTTTTCTTATTTTTTTATAACATAATAATAAAAAACTAGCGTTATATTACGCTAGTTTTACTATTTAATTTAAATGAAAACTATGCCAATAGGTCTAGTTTTCTTAATGTTCTGATCGTTCTAGCTGAAACTTTAACAGTTAATGTACCACGATCAGTTTTTACTTTAACTTTTTGTAGGTTTAAGTTTCAACGACGCTTGGTAATGTTTAAAGCATGAGAACGATTATTTCCTGCTAAAGGACCAAGCCCGGTTAGATCATCTCTACGAGCCATATTTAATTTATTATTTTTATACCTTAACTATTTTAACATATCAGCAATAGTTTTTTTAAATATTTTAAAATCTTCTTATGCTTAAGAAATTAACTATCAACCAGGTTGATCATAAACTAGTCAACCAGATTGCAAAACTTATTTTTAATAAGTTTAACCTACATAAGAATATCATCCCGTTTTTATTAAAGCATAAGATTGAAAAACTATTTACTTACTGAGCTTTAATGAAAGCAACGATGGTTATTGTTGATCAAGCTAATAAGAACATCTTAATCTATTCAGATAACCCTGATCAGATTAATAAGAAATACCAGCAAGAATATATTAACTTAATGAACACTTTTCAATACGTTGAAACCAACGATGAGAAAAGTGCAACGACATCAATCATTCACCGTTTTAAATCCTTATTATCACGCTATGAAACATTGATGTTAAATCAAGAAGTAGCAACTGATATCAAAAACTTGAATCAGATCTTATTATTACTGAGTGATGATCAGTCGTTCTTAAATAATGCTAAAGAACTAATCCAATCTGAACAAGAGCTATTTGCTTTTAGTGCTTCACATCTTAATTATCTTGATTATGAAAATAACAAGATGTATCAGATCATCAATATCCCTTTAATGATTAATAATATGCAAATTAAAGATGTCAATCAAGAAGATGTTGTGATCTATCTTTATTCAACAAAACAAGCGGTTGATTAATAAATTTACTTACAAATAATAAAAAAAAACAGTTCATTTTCTAGGAAATGAACTGTTTTCAAATTTAGAGCTAATCTATTGGTTAATTAAGCTCGATTTGGTCCTCCATTTGGTCTTGGACCCATTGGCCGTGGGCCTTGAGGATTATTTGGCTTTGGACGTGGTCCTGGCTGGTTAGCTTGTGGGCTGTTAGGTCTGACACCAGCTGGTTGAGGACGAGGATTGCC
The nucleotide sequence above comes from Mycoplasmoides gallisepticum. Encoded proteins:
- a CDS encoding AAA family ATPase, translating into MLFVSKNKELFYQPKSIEDIIGQKHLLHEYGILRRMIELRKPYSLLVTGEPGIGKTTLCNILISEMNLPSFSFNSASDSLQELKQFISKAKDLNQCIIIIDEIHRLHRDKQDLLIKGLDAKSFILFGITTENPYFTINPAIRSRVHTIELVNPTSIELFEGYKKIVQQKNITTINDDILYKIANMVNGDLRKGINIIELLDIYYKNIEITQEILKNVIDNNVSLASYGDTFHDLKSALQKSIRGSDPDAAVYYLAQLIATKDLITISRRLIACAYEDIGLANPDLCSRVYLATQAAKEVGFPEANQILSSIVIEMALSEKSSSAYEAISDALVEVANGNIQDVPWHIKKNPINLSSPLNNMQKYKNPHNYDSHWVSQDYLPREIRNKKYYIKQAHNYNEKLMNDYWLKWRKAK
- the rsmI gene encoding 16S rRNA (cytidine(1402)-2'-O)-methyltransferase; amino-acid sequence: MSALYLVGLPIGNLSEINHRALEILNQLEIIYCENTDNFKKLLNLLNINFRDKKLISYHKFNETNRFSMIQEQLKNYDVGLVSDAGFPCINDPGQKLVSYLRSIDFNQIICINGSNAALCALATSGFESSQFYYGGFFGYKKQEIINELNEKLKYDTTLIYYESVHRIKNTLEIINENFPDLEVCVARELTKKFESLYFGKISEIIGKIEYKGEFVILINKRNIKQENEINEEIIRELNTLIKYNMRSKDACKYLADKYNLKSSSLYAFCIEK
- a CDS encoding OsmC family protein, with amino-acid sequence MAKKEYAFTAKLNPDRTVTGKTPKHELLMDSSATKGPSPLELMMNGLMGCELSVISYYGPKLFGLQLEDLEMKVQAWRDPEPQDEYYGLRKIEIEWVVKSNKSLEEVKEIIKYAHKVCPVFNSLSGRIVVDEKFTLK
- the rpmB gene encoding 50S ribosomal protein L28; its protein translation is MARRDDLTGLGPLAGNNRSHALNITKRRWNLNLQKVKVKTDRGTLTVKVSARTIRTLRKLDLLA